In the Urocitellus parryii isolate mUroPar1 chromosome 10, mUroPar1.hap1, whole genome shotgun sequence genome, one interval contains:
- the Bloc1s4 gene encoding biogenesis of lysosome-related organelles complex 1 subunit 4, with protein MEVSPEGGGPSREEEAEPQGTAWSGDSGNVSQSHSSASGPWEDEGPEDGAPGRDLPLLRRAAAGYAACLLPGAGTRPEVEALDASLEDLLTRVDEFVGMLDMIRGDSSHVVSEGVPRIYAKATEMRRIYSKIDKLEAFVRMIGSSVARMEEQVTRAEAELGAFPRAFQKLLHTISVPSFFTKPAPARPPRAAYEPPVLFRTEDHFPCCPDRPQL; from the coding sequence ATGGAGGTTTCCCCCGAGGGTGGAGGGCCCTCGCGGGAGGAGGAGGCCGAGCCGCAGGGCACCGCCTGGAGCGGGGACAGCGGTAACGTGTCCCAGAGCCACAGCAGCGCCTCGGGGCCGTGGGAGGACGAGGGCCCGGAGGACGGCGCTCCCGGCCGCGACCTGCCGCTCCTGCGCCGCGCCGCCGCGGGCTACGCCGCCTGCCTGCTGCCGGGGGCCGGGACGCGGCCCGAGGTGGAGGCCCTGGACGCCAGCCTCGAGGACCTGCTCACCAGAGTGGACGAGTTCGTGGGCATGCTGGACATGATCCGCGGAGACTCATCCCACGTGGTCAGCGAGGGCGTGCCTCGCATCTACGCGAAGGCCACGGAGATGCGGCGCATCTACAGCAAGATCGACAAGCTCGAGGCCTTCGTGCGGATGATCGGCAGCAGCGTGGCCAGGATGGAGGAGCAGGTCACCAGGGCTGAAGCCGAGCTGGGGGCCTTCCCCCGGGCCTTCCAGAAGCTCCTGCACACCATCAGTGTGCCCTCCTTCTTCACCAAGCCGGCCCCCGCGAGGCCGCCGCGAGCCGCCTACGAGCCGCCGGTCCTGTTCCGCACTGAAGACCACTTCCCCTGCTGCCCTGACAGACCCCAGCTCTGA